GCCGCCGCCCTGAACGCCAGCACCACGTTCTCGGCCCTGGGGTTGAAGGCTTTCGCCAACGGCACCAATGGCAAGCTGCATATCTACAGCGAAAGCGCCATGACCTTCGACGTCGCCGGAACCGGCGCCATGGCGACGGCCAGTTGGCGGGATGGCAACAGCGCCACGGCGCTGACCAGCAAGACCACCGACGGCATCGTCTATGCCGAGCGCTTGGCCGGCACCGACTCGCTGATCTTCCGCCAACGTGACGGCGTCGACGCCATCACCGTCGCCGGCCTGAACAGCCTGGATCTGGCCGACGGCAACTCGGCCACCTTGCAGGGCCAAGACCCCAGTGATACCAACGGCTTCACCGTCGCCGCCATCAACATCACCGGCAACACCAGCGAAGATGCCATCGAATTCAACGGCGACGGCACGCCCAAGGAAATCAACGTCGCCTTCATCGACGTGGATTGGGCCAACGGCTCCAACGACATGTCGGGCACCGATTCCATCGGCTTTTTCCTGGGCAATCTGGACATCCGCGACGGCATGAGCCAGTTGGACGGCGATTATCAGTTGGGCTACTGGAACCAGAACGGCGCCAAGTTCGGCAATTTCGCCGGCGTCTCCATCGGTTCCGACGGCATCGTCACCGCGCTGTTCGACAACGGCGTCACCCGCGCGGTGTTCCAAATCCCGGTGGCCACCTTCGTCAACCCCAACGGCATGCAAAGCCTGTCGGGCAACGTCTTCATCGGTACCGACTTCTCGGGCGAGCCGACCTTGCGTGGCGCCGGTTCGGCCGGTGCCGGCCAGATCAACGCTTCGTCGCTGGAAGCCTCGACCGTGGATATCGGTGAGGAATTCACCACCATGATCGTCACCCAGCGCGCTTACTCGGCGGCGGCCAAGATCATCACCACCGCCGACGAAATGCTGGACGAACTGGTCCGCATCAAGCGTTAAACCTTTTACCGCGCAAACTGGACAACCGGTCCCCGTTATGGGGGCCGGTTTTTTTTGGTTATACGCGGACCGCCGCGCGGGCTTAACCCAGTTCCGCCGCCTCGGCGTCGCTGAACACCCGCGACCGGGTGAGGAAACGCAGGCCTTCCGGCCCCTCCAGCGAGAACATGCCGCCGCGTCCCGGCACCACGTCGATGATCAGCTGGGTATGGCGCCAATACTTGAACTGGGCGCGGCCCATATAGAACGGGCAACCGCCCACATGCCCCAGCAACACATCCGCATCGCCGACCAGGAACTCGCCCAGGGCATAACACATGGGGGCGCTGCCGTCGCAGCAGCCACCCGATTGGTGGAACATCAAATCCCCATGCTTGACCTTCAACCGCGCGATCAACGCCAGCGCCGCATCAGTGGCGATCACCCGTTCGACCATGGCCGGCCCTTCCGTGAAAAAAGCCCCGGAACCGATGGCTCCGGGGCTGCAGGGGGAGATCAGAAGAAGCCCAGGGCCTTGGGGCTGTAACTGACCAGCAGGTTCTTGGTCTGCTGGTAATGGTCCAGCATCATGGCGTGGGTTTCGCGCCCGATACCCGATTGCTTGTAGCCGCCAAAGGCGGCGTGGGCCGGGTACAGGTGATAGCAATTGGTCCACACCCGCCCGGCCTTGATGCCGCGGCCGAAGCGATAGGCGCGGTTGCCGTCGCGGGTCCAGATGCCCGAGCCCAGGCCGTACAAGGTGTCGTTGGCCAGATGCAGGGCCTCGTCATCGTCCTTGAAGGTGGTCACCGCCACCACGGGGCCGAAGATTTCCTCCTGGAAGATGCGCATGCGGTTATGGCCCTTAAACACGGTGGGCCTGACGTAATAGCCGCCGGAAAGCTCGCCGCCCAGATCGGCAGCGCCGCCGCCGGCCAGTACGGTGGCCCCCTCTTCCTTGCCAATGGCCATGTAGGACAGGATCTTTTCCAACTGTTCCGACGACGCCTGGGCGCCGATCATGGTGCTGGTATCGAGCGGGTTACCCTGCTTGATGGCGCCGACGCGGGCGAGCGCACGGTCCATGAAACGGTCGTACAGGCTTTCATGGATCAAGGCCCGCGACGGGCAGGTGCACACCTCGCCCTGATTGAGCGCGAACATGACGAAGCCCTCGATGGCCTTGTCGAAGAAATCGTCATCGGCGGCGGCGACGTCGGGGAAGAAGATGTTGGGCGACTTGCCGCCCAGTTCCAAGGTGACCGGGATCAGGTTCTGACTGGCATATTGCATGATCAGCCGACCGGTGGTGGTCTCGCCGGTGAAGGCGATCTTGGCGATGCGGGGCGACGACGCCAGCGGCTTGCCGGCCTCGACGCCGAAGCCGTTGACCACGTTGATGACGCCGGGCGGCAGGATATCGGCGATCAGTTCCATCAGCACCATGATGCCGACAGGGGTCTGCTCCGCCGGTTTCAGCACCACGCAATTGCCCGCGGCGATAGCCGGGGCCAGCTTCCATACCGCCATCAGGATGGGGAAGTTCCACGGGATGATCTGTCCAACCACGCCCAAGGGTTCGTGCAGGTGATAGGCCACCGTGTCGGCATCCAGCTCGGCCAGACTGCCTTCCTGGGCACGGATGCAACTGGCGAAATAGCGGAAATGGTCGATGGCCAGCGGCATGTCGGCGGCCAGGGTCTCGCGGATGGGCTTGCCATTATCGACGCTTTCGGCATAGGCCAGCTTTTCCAGATTGGCTTGCATGCAATCGGCGATGCGGTTCATCACCAAGGCACGCTCGGCGACGCTGGTATGGCCCCATTTGGGCGCGGCGGCATGGGCGGCATCAAGCGCCAGCTCGATATCCTCGGCGGTGGACCGCGCCGCCTGGCAGAACACCTTGCCGGTGATCGGGGTGACGTTGTCGAAATACTCGCCCTTGACCGGGGCGACCCACTTGCCGCCGATGAAATTGTCGTAGCGGGGCTTGAACTGAACCGGGGCTTCGGCGGTGCCGGGCGCGGCATAGAGCATGGAAATCCTCCCAGGATGGTTTGTCCCGCTTGCTGCGGGATCGGCCTTTTCTCCGCACAGCGTGTGCCAAGGGTAAATCATTTAATTTCAACGCCTTACTACCCCCGCATCCTGTGCCATCCGGGGACAGTGTGTCAAAACGGGACAGTTGCGGCGCACACCCAGGTTTTGCTTGCTTTCGCCCCCGGCCCTCTTCGACACTTGCCCCATAAAGGCAGCGGCGCCAAAGCCGCGCCGTCAGGGAGAACGCGAGATGGAGATCGCCAAGGGGCACGCCCCCGGGCAGGCCCTGCGCCATGCCCGCCATCTGCTGGAATGCGGACAGATGCCGCCGGTGGGTCTGGTCAACCCGCTGGTCGCCCAATCGTGGCAACGCAGCCTGGGCGCCGGGCTGACGCCGTGGCGCGGCGACGAAACCCCGCATCTGTCGGCGCCACAATTGTCGCAGGCGGTGGAACGTCGGCGCGAACTGGTGACACGGGCGCGCCCGGTGATGGAATATCTGCATGCCCAGACCCGTGGCTCCGGTTCCATGGTCATCCTGGCCGACGAACACGGCGTGCTGCTGGAAACCCTGGGCGATGCCGATTTCCTCAACCGGGCCGAGCGGGTGGCGCTGAGGCCCGGCGCTTCGTGGCATGAAAGCCATCGCGGCACCAACGCCATCGGTACCGCCTTGGCCGAGGCGGCGGCGGTCAGCGTTCATGGCGGCGAACACTTCCTTGATCACAACGGCTTTCTCACCTGCGCCGCCGCCCCGGTCGCCGGACCCGACGGTCAGTTGCTGGGGGTTCTGGACATTTCCGGCCACCGCCGTTCACGCCATCCGCATACGGCCGGTCTGGTCAGCGCCGCCGCCCACATGATCGAGAACCGCCTGTTCGAGGCCCGGCACGAAGCCGCCTTGCGTCTGCGTCTGCATCCCCAGCCCGACGGCATCGGCACTTTGGCCGAAGGTTTGCTGGCCATCGGCAGCGATGGCCGCATCATCGGCGCCAACCGCGCCGCCACCGTCTTGCTGAACTTGCGTCACGACCAGTTGGGGCAGGTGCGCTTGGGGCAGCGCCTGCATGTGGATCTGGATCGGCTGCTGGAGTGGGGCCATACCCATCCCGGCGCGCCCTTGCTGGCCGACGCCCAAGGCGGCCAGCGCTTGTTCCTGCGGGTCGAGCCGCCGCCCAGACGGCACAGCAGCACCGCCATGTCCGCCAGCCCCCGCCGTGATGCCCTGTCGGCCCTGGACAGCGGTGACGAAACCATGGCCCTGGCGATCGCGCGGGCCCGCAAGGTGGCGGGCAAGGCCATCCCCTTGCTGCTGCTGGGCGAATCCGGAGTGGGCAAGGAAGTTTTCGCCCAGGCGGTGCATGCCTGCGGCCCCCGGGCCAAGGCGCCCTTCGTCGCCGTCAATTGCGCCGCCCTGCCCGAACATCTGATCGAGGCGGAATTGTTCGGCTATGCCCCCGGCGCCTTTACCGGCGCCAGCAAGGAAGGATGTCCGGGCCGTATCCGTCAGGCTCAGGGCGGCACGCTGTTCCTGGATGAAATCGGCGACATGCCGGCCAGCCTGCAAAGCCGCTTGCTCAGGGTGTTGCAGGACCGTCAGGTGGTGCCGTTGGGCGGAGCCAAGCCGGTCAGTGTGGATTTCGCCCTGATCGCCGCCACCCATCAGCCGTTGAAACAGGCCATGAATCAGGGCCGTTTCCGCGCCGATCTGTATTATCGCCTGAACGGCCTGACCCTGAGCTTGCCGCCGTTGCGCCACCGCTCGGACCTGTTGACCCTGGCGGCGCGCTTGCTGGACCAGATCGAACCGGGCGGTGGCTTGGCCTTGTCCGATCAGGTGGCTGCGGCCTTCGCTGCCCATGGCTGGCCCGGCAATATCCGCCAGCTCGCCAATGTGCTGCGCACCGCCTGCGCCCTGCTGGAGCCGGGGGAAACCCGCATCCGCTGGCGTCATCTGCCCGACGACCTGATCGAGGATCTGGGGCAGAAACCGATTGCCGCCGATACTCTCACCGGCGATCTGCGCGCCCTGTCCGACAGCCTGATGGAACAGACGGTGCAGGCCTGCGGCGGCAACATGTCGCAAGCGGCCAAGCGCCTGGGCATCAGCCGCAACACCTTGTACCGACGGCTGCGGGGGTAGGGGGAACTGCGCAGCCCCACGGCCGTGGGTATGGATAAAACCTGCCGCAACACGGATGAACACGGATTGCCCGCTTGCGCGGGCGGCACGGATGGGCGC
This is a stretch of genomic DNA from Magnetospirillum gryphiswaldense MSR-1 v2. It encodes these proteins:
- a CDS encoding DUF779 domain-containing protein, which gives rise to MVERVIATDAALALIARLKVKHGDLMFHQSGGCCDGSAPMCYALGEFLVGDADVLLGHVGGCPFYMGRAQFKYWRHTQLIIDVVPGRGGMFSLEGPEGLRFLTRSRVFSDAEAAELG
- the adh gene encoding aldehyde dehydrogenase translates to MLYAAPGTAEAPVQFKPRYDNFIGGKWVAPVKGEYFDNVTPITGKVFCQAARSTAEDIELALDAAHAAAPKWGHTSVAERALVMNRIADCMQANLEKLAYAESVDNGKPIRETLAADMPLAIDHFRYFASCIRAQEGSLAELDADTVAYHLHEPLGVVGQIIPWNFPILMAVWKLAPAIAAGNCVVLKPAEQTPVGIMVLMELIADILPPGVINVVNGFGVEAGKPLASSPRIAKIAFTGETTTGRLIMQYASQNLIPVTLELGGKSPNIFFPDVAAADDDFFDKAIEGFVMFALNQGEVCTCPSRALIHESLYDRFMDRALARVGAIKQGNPLDTSTMIGAQASSEQLEKILSYMAIGKEEGATVLAGGGAADLGGELSGGYYVRPTVFKGHNRMRIFQEEIFGPVVAVTTFKDDDEALHLANDTLYGLGSGIWTRDGNRAYRFGRGIKAGRVWTNCYHLYPAHAAFGGYKQSGIGRETHAMMLDHYQQTKNLLVSYSPKALGFF
- a CDS encoding sigma-54-dependent Fis family transcriptional regulator, translating into MEIAKGHAPGQALRHARHLLECGQMPPVGLVNPLVAQSWQRSLGAGLTPWRGDETPHLSAPQLSQAVERRRELVTRARPVMEYLHAQTRGSGSMVILADEHGVLLETLGDADFLNRAERVALRPGASWHESHRGTNAIGTALAEAAAVSVHGGEHFLDHNGFLTCAAAPVAGPDGQLLGVLDISGHRRSRHPHTAGLVSAAAHMIENRLFEARHEAALRLRLHPQPDGIGTLAEGLLAIGSDGRIIGANRAATVLLNLRHDQLGQVRLGQRLHVDLDRLLEWGHTHPGAPLLADAQGGQRLFLRVEPPPRRHSSTAMSASPRRDALSALDSGDETMALAIARARKVAGKAIPLLLLGESGVGKEVFAQAVHACGPRAKAPFVAVNCAALPEHLIEAELFGYAPGAFTGASKEGCPGRIRQAQGGTLFLDEIGDMPASLQSRLLRVLQDRQVVPLGGAKPVSVDFALIAATHQPLKQAMNQGRFRADLYYRLNGLTLSLPPLRHRSDLLTLAARLLDQIEPGGGLALSDQVAAAFAAHGWPGNIRQLANVLRTACALLEPGETRIRWRHLPDDLIEDLGQKPIAADTLTGDLRALSDSLMEQTVQACGGNMSQAAKRLGISRNTLYRRLRG